In Kitasatospora sp. NBC_00240, the following are encoded in one genomic region:
- the glnA gene encoding type I glutamate--ammonia ligase, with the protein MFNNAAEVKQYIADNDVKFIDVRFCDLPGVMQHFAVPAATFDPAETLMFDGSSIRGFQAIHESDMALVPDLATARLDPFRKEKHLNINFFIQDPITGEAYSRDPRNVAKKAEAYLASSGIADTAFFGPEAEFYVFDSVRFETSANASYYHIDSEAGAWNSGSAEGDARGYKVKYKGGYFPIPPVDHFADLRAEMSLELAAAGLEVERQHHEVGTAGQAEINYKFNTLLHAADDLMLFKYIIKNVAWRNGKTATFMPKPIFGDNGSGMHVHQSLWTQGSPLFYDEQGYAGLSDTARYYIGGLLKHAPSLLAFTNPSVNSYHRLVPGFEAPVNLVYSQRNRSAAIRIPITGSNAKAKRIEFRAPDPSSNPYLAFAAMLMAGLDGIKNKIEPLEPVDKDLYELAPDEHASVPQVPASLPAVLEALEADHEYLLAGGVFTPDLIETWIDFKRTNEIAPIALRPHPHEFELYYDL; encoded by the coding sequence ATGTTCAACAACGCCGCCGAGGTCAAGCAGTACATCGCGGACAACGATGTGAAGTTCATCGACGTCCGGTTCTGCGACCTGCCAGGCGTCATGCAGCACTTCGCGGTGCCTGCGGCGACGTTCGACCCGGCCGAGACCCTGATGTTCGACGGCTCGTCGATCCGCGGGTTCCAGGCCATTCACGAGTCGGACATGGCTCTCGTCCCCGACCTTGCCACGGCCCGCCTGGACCCGTTCCGCAAGGAGAAGCACCTCAACATCAACTTCTTCATCCAGGACCCGATCACGGGTGAGGCGTACAGCCGCGACCCGCGCAACGTCGCCAAGAAGGCCGAGGCCTACCTGGCCTCCTCCGGCATCGCCGACACCGCGTTCTTCGGTCCCGAGGCCGAGTTCTACGTCTTCGACTCGGTGCGCTTCGAGACCAGCGCGAACGCCTCGTACTACCACATCGACTCCGAGGCCGGCGCCTGGAACAGCGGCTCCGCCGAGGGTGACGCGCGCGGCTACAAGGTCAAGTACAAGGGCGGGTACTTCCCCATCCCCCCGGTCGACCACTTCGCCGACCTGCGCGCCGAGATGTCGCTGGAGCTCGCGGCCGCCGGCCTCGAGGTCGAGCGCCAGCACCACGAGGTCGGCACCGCCGGACAGGCCGAGATCAACTACAAGTTCAACACCCTGCTGCACGCCGCCGACGACCTGATGCTGTTCAAGTACATCATCAAGAACGTCGCGTGGCGCAACGGCAAGACCGCCACCTTCATGCCGAAGCCGATCTTCGGCGACAACGGCTCGGGCATGCACGTCCACCAGTCGCTGTGGACCCAGGGCTCCCCGTTGTTCTACGACGAGCAGGGCTACGCCGGTCTCTCCGACACCGCGCGCTACTACATCGGCGGCCTGCTCAAGCACGCCCCGTCGCTGCTCGCCTTCACCAACCCCTCGGTGAACTCGTACCACCGCCTGGTCCCCGGCTTCGAGGCCCCGGTCAACCTGGTGTACTCGCAGCGCAACCGATCGGCCGCGATCCGCATCCCGATCACCGGCTCGAACGCCAAGGCCAAGCGCATCGAGTTCCGCGCGCCCGACCCATCCTCCAACCCGTACCTCGCCTTCGCCGCGATGCTGATGGCGGGCCTGGACGGCATCAAGAACAAGATCGAGCCGCTGGAGCCGGTCGACAAGGACCTGTACGAGCTCGCCCCCGACGAGCACGCGTCCGTCCCCCAGGTCCCGGCCTCGCTGCCGGCCGTGCTGGAGGCCCTGGAGGCCGACCACGAGTACCTGCTCGCCGGCGGCGTGTTCACGCCCGACCTGATCGAGACCTGGATCGACTTCAAGCGCACCAACGAGATCGCCCCGATCGCGCTGCGTCCGCACCCGCACGAGTTCGAGCTGTACTACGACCTCTGA
- a CDS encoding RDD family protein, translated as MDTREALGSWIDGPKAAAEKMGADFGYRGERLGLPREGSGSLAGPGRRIGALFVDGWLVALIAYGLVSGGVPGKANLWTTPIFFLVAVLLLATTGSTMGKRLFGLRVIRLDGRRAGIPQVMLRTLLLCLVVPALVWDRDTRGLHDKAVGTVEVRI; from the coding sequence GTGGACACCAGAGAAGCGTTGGGATCGTGGATCGACGGCCCGAAGGCGGCCGCCGAGAAGATGGGCGCCGACTTCGGGTACCGCGGCGAGCGCCTCGGCCTGCCCAGGGAGGGTTCCGGCTCGCTCGCCGGCCCCGGCCGCCGGATCGGCGCGCTCTTCGTCGACGGCTGGCTGGTGGCGCTGATCGCCTACGGCCTCGTCTCGGGCGGCGTGCCGGGCAAGGCCAACCTCTGGACCACCCCGATCTTCTTCCTGGTGGCCGTCCTGCTGCTCGCCACCACCGGCAGCACGATGGGCAAGCGGCTGTTCGGTCTGCGGGTGATCCGCCTGGACGGGCGGCGGGCCGGCATCCCGCAGGTGATGCTGCGTACCCTGCTGCTCTGCCTGGTGGTGCCGGCGCTGGTCTGGGACCGCGACACCCGCGGTCTGCACGACAAGGCCGTCGGTACGGTCGAGGTCCGGATCTGA
- a CDS encoding DUF4191 domain-containing protein has translation MARETSENPGRLKQIRLAYQMTKKVDTKIGLIIAGVGLLTFGVFLAIGFAIDHPIYLGILGFIVAFLAMAIVFGRRAERAAFGQMEGQPGAVAAVLNNIKRGWSANPTPVAVTRNQDAVYRAVGRPGIALIGEGNPNRVRQLLASEKKKMARVVGDIPVHDIVVGTGEGEIPLKKLQVHLMRLPRAITPGKVTETNDRLRALGDLLSKAPIPKGPMPKGARMPKGGQSR, from the coding sequence ATGGCGAGGGAAACATCCGAGAACCCCGGGCGACTCAAGCAGATCCGTCTGGCATACCAAATGACCAAGAAGGTCGACACCAAGATCGGCCTGATCATCGCCGGCGTCGGCCTGCTGACCTTCGGCGTGTTTCTCGCCATCGGCTTTGCGATCGATCACCCGATCTACCTGGGCATCCTGGGCTTCATCGTGGCCTTCCTGGCCATGGCGATCGTCTTCGGGCGCCGGGCCGAGCGTGCCGCCTTCGGGCAGATGGAGGGACAGCCGGGCGCCGTGGCGGCCGTGCTGAACAACATCAAGCGCGGCTGGAGCGCCAACCCGACCCCGGTCGCGGTCACCCGCAACCAGGACGCGGTCTACCGGGCGGTCGGCCGGCCGGGCATCGCGCTGATCGGCGAGGGCAACCCGAACCGGGTCCGCCAGCTGCTGGCCTCCGAGAAGAAGAAGATGGCCCGCGTCGTCGGCGACATCCCGGTCCACGACATCGTGGTGGGCACCGGGGAGGGTGAGATCCCGCTGAAGAAGTTGCAGGTCCACCTGATGCGCCTGCCCCGCGCGATCACCCCCGGCAAGGTCACCGAGACCAACGACCGGCTGCGCGCCCTGGGAGACCTGCTCTCCAAGGCGCCGATCCCCAAGGGCCCGATGCCCAAGGGCGCCCGGATGCCCAAGGGCGGCCAGTCCCGCTGA
- the lipA gene encoding lipoyl synthase, with translation MSAVAPDGRKLLRLEVRNSETPIERKPEWIKTRAKMGPEYTALQSLVKKEGLHTVCQEAGCPNIFECWEDREATFLIGGDQCTRRCDFCQIDTGKPADFDRDEPRRVAESIVTMDLNYATITGVARDDLPDGGAWLYAETVRQVHAQTAGREGGRTGVELLIPDFNAVPEQLAEVFSSRPQVLAHNVETVPRIFKRIRPAFRYERSLDVITQARAAGLVTKSNLILGMGETREEVSQALADLVNAGCELITITQYLRPSVRHHPVERWVKPHEFVELQQEAEELGFAGVLSGPLVRSSYRAGRLYRQALEHREKTAV, from the coding sequence GTGTCCGCTGTCGCACCCGACGGCAGGAAGCTGCTGCGCCTGGAGGTCCGCAACAGCGAGACCCCCATCGAGCGGAAGCCTGAGTGGATCAAGACCCGGGCGAAGATGGGCCCGGAGTACACCGCGCTCCAGTCGCTCGTGAAGAAGGAGGGACTGCACACGGTCTGCCAGGAGGCCGGCTGTCCCAACATCTTCGAATGCTGGGAGGACCGCGAGGCGACCTTCCTCATCGGCGGTGACCAGTGCACCCGCCGCTGCGACTTCTGCCAGATCGACACCGGCAAGCCCGCCGACTTCGACCGCGACGAGCCGCGCCGGGTCGCCGAGTCCATCGTCACGATGGACCTGAACTACGCCACCATCACCGGTGTCGCCCGCGACGACCTGCCCGACGGCGGGGCCTGGCTGTACGCCGAGACGGTGCGCCAGGTGCACGCGCAGACGGCCGGCCGCGAGGGCGGGCGGACGGGCGTCGAGCTGCTGATCCCCGACTTCAACGCGGTGCCCGAGCAGCTGGCCGAGGTCTTCTCCTCGCGGCCCCAGGTGCTGGCGCACAACGTCGAGACGGTGCCCCGGATCTTCAAGCGGATCCGCCCGGCGTTCCGCTACGAGCGCTCGCTGGACGTCATCACCCAGGCGCGCGCCGCCGGGCTGGTGACCAAGTCCAACCTGATCCTCGGCATGGGCGAGACCCGCGAGGAGGTCAGCCAGGCGCTGGCCGACCTGGTGAACGCCGGCTGCGAGCTGATCACCATCACCCAGTACCTGCGCCCGTCGGTGCGCCACCACCCCGTCGAGCGCTGGGTGAAGCCGCACGAGTTCGTGGAGCTGCAGCAGGAGGCCGAGGAGCTCGGCTTCGCGGGCGTGCTGTCCGGACCACTGGTGCGTTCCTCGTACCGGGCCGGCCGGCTGTACCGGCAGGCGCTGGAGCACCGCGAGAAGACGGCGGTCTGA
- the lipB gene encoding lipoyl(octanoyl) transferase LipB: MSENVRFVRMGIGDRSVPYQEAWEEQQRLHALRVADEIPDTVLLLEHPPVYTAGRRTNPEDRPLDGTPVVEVNRGGEITWHGPGQLIGYPIVKLPEPMDVVAYVRRLEEALIRACGEFGVETTRIEGRSGVWVLGESLPGAVVDPAQVVDIGSLTLRMGLPLGIDPRLAGPEYAASNAGQRGDDRKLAAIGVRVARGVTMHGFALNCNPDMSWFDRIVPCGIRDAGVGSVSTELGRVFPVGEALPAVEKHLAEVFAELAEPALAR; this comes from the coding sequence GTGAGCGAGAACGTACGGTTCGTACGCATGGGCATCGGCGATCGGTCGGTGCCGTACCAGGAGGCCTGGGAGGAGCAGCAGCGGCTGCACGCCCTCCGGGTCGCCGACGAGATCCCCGACACCGTGCTGCTCCTGGAGCACCCGCCGGTCTACACGGCCGGCCGCCGCACCAACCCCGAGGACCGGCCGCTGGACGGCACCCCGGTGGTCGAGGTCAACCGCGGCGGGGAGATCACCTGGCACGGCCCCGGTCAGCTGATCGGCTACCCGATCGTGAAGCTGCCCGAGCCGATGGACGTCGTCGCGTACGTCCGCCGGCTGGAGGAGGCGCTGATCCGGGCCTGCGGCGAGTTCGGCGTGGAGACCACCCGGATCGAGGGCCGCAGCGGGGTCTGGGTGCTCGGCGAGAGCCTCCCGGGCGCGGTGGTCGACCCCGCCCAGGTGGTCGACATCGGCAGCCTGACCCTGCGGATGGGCCTGCCGCTGGGCATCGACCCCCGGCTGGCCGGGCCGGAGTACGCGGCGTCCAACGCCGGCCAGCGCGGCGACGACCGCAAGCTGGCGGCGATCGGCGTGCGGGTCGCGCGGGGCGTGACCATGCACGGCTTCGCGCTCAACTGCAATCCCGACATGAGCTGGTTCGACCGGATCGTGCCCTGCGGCATCCGGGACGCCGGCGTCGGCTCGGTCAGCACCGAACTGGGCCGGGTCTTCCCGGTCGGCGAGGCGCTGCCGGCGGTCGAGAAGCACCTCGCCGAGGTGTTCGCCGAACTCGCCGAACCCGCCCTGGCCCGGTAG